In Thunnus albacares chromosome 10, fThuAlb1.1, whole genome shotgun sequence, a single window of DNA contains:
- the lpar4 gene encoding lysophosphatidic acid receptor 4 — MASLVLNETGMEDCGIDDSFKYNLYSVVYSVVFVLGLITNCAALFVFCFRMKMRNETTMFMTNLALSDLVFVFTLPFKVFYNVNRHWPFGDGLCKVSGTAFITNIYGSMLFLTCISVDRFLAIVYPFRSRSIRTRRNAALVCAAVWLTIVGGGISVTFFSTINSTNRATTCFEGFSKSTWKTYLSKITIFIEIVGFLLPLMANLVCSSLVLRTLRRPVTVGHGCDSKRRVLRMILVHLGIFIICFVPYNSILFLYALVRTQALANCTVERFARTLYPITLCLACLNCCLDPVVYYFTSESFQKSLTMGGKGSGSRPESIPRSDTETQDTANTLPRDTHALASNGKETKMSESEF; from the exons ATGGCTAGCTTGGTGCTTAACGAGACTGGAATGGAAGACTGTGGCATCGACGACTCCTTCAAGTACAACTTGTACTCGGTGGTCTACAGTGTGGTCTTTGTCTTAGGCCTGATCACCAACTGTGCTGCGCTCTTCGTATTCTGCTTCAGGATGAAGATGCGCAACGAGACCACAATGTTTATGACTAATTTAGCATTATCCGATTTAGTATTTGTTTTTACGCTGCCATTCAAGGTCTTCTACAATGTTAACCGCCACTGGCCATTTGGAGATGGACTGTGTAAGGTATCAGGAACAGCCTTCATCACCAACATCTATGGCAGCATGCTCTTCCTCACCTGTATCAGCGTTGACCGCTTCCTGGCAATAGTCTACCCTTTCCGCTCCCGCTCTATCCGCACGCGCAGGAACGCAGCGCTGGTGTGTGCCGCCGTGTGGCTGACCATTGTGGGAGGAGGGATATCAGTGACCTTCTTCTCCACCATCAACAGCACAAATAGAGCCACAACCTGCTTTGAGGGCTTCTCCAAGAGCACCTGGAAGACGTACCTGTCCAAAATCACCATCTTCATCGAG ATTGTGGGattcctcctccccctcatgGCCAACTTGGTATGTTCCTCGCTGGTTCTACGAACGCTGCGTCGCCCAGTGACTGTTGGCCATGGCTGTGACAGCAAGAGACGTGTCCTAAGGATGATTCTGGTCCATCTTGGCATCTTCATCATCTGCTTTGTCCCTTATAACTCTATCCTCTTCCTGTACGCCCTGGTGCGGACCCAGGCCCTGGCTAACTGCACTGTGGAGCGCTTTGCCCGAACTCTTTACCCCATCACGCTCTGTCTGGCCTGCCTCAACTGCTGCCTGGACCCCGTGGTCTACTACTTCACCTCAGAGAGCTTCCAGAAAAGCTTGACCATGGGAGGCAAAGGGTCCGGCTCCCGGCCTGAGAGTATCCCTCGCAGTGACACTGAGACCCAGGACACAGCAAACACTCTCCCCAGAGACACACACGCTCTGGCCAGCAATggaaaagagacaaagatgTCTGAGAGTGAGTTCTGA
- the p2ry10 gene encoding putative P2Y purinoceptor 10 has protein sequence MTLNTSGSGEESSSSQCGYNMTSWEQRMDSMYTYFYLLLFIPGLLLNTTALWVLCRHISKKTKAVIFMINLALADLAHILSLPLRIYYYFAHTWPFGHNLCLFCFYLKYLNMYAAIVFLVCISVQRCVFLLNPFSARQWRRRYDVLISFIVWVVVSLACSPFIFMRSSSSSATTASVGTQISNMSYPLDAASTQHPTTYIKLYVSSLSTSPQVSSSAKAGCFKDLPMRHLSPFLAVTMMALAELFGFLIPLTCICYSSIRIARSLHQRQTVEDQKNSTMLSRSRTQSVTSADNHEKYTNSDKRRALQMVLSCTALFLFCFAPYHLNFLLYLMVSQDIISDCTMSLAVRQFHPVSLCMASLSCCLNPLLYYFLTAEFRSHLTRRSSSFTSTLLSSPVSSPSQRSAPHRMMSLRSNHSDRE, from the exons ATGACTTTGAATACGTCTGGATCGGGGGAGGAGTCCTCCTCCTCACAATGTGGCTACAATATGACCAGCTGGGAGCAGCGCATGGACTCGATGTACACCTACTTCTacctgctgcttttcattcCTGGGCTGCTGCTCAACACCACTGCCCTCTGGGTCCTCTGCAGACACATTAG TAAGAAGACCAAGGCAGTGATCTTCATGATAAACCTGGCATTAGCCGACCTGGCCCACATCCTCTCTCTGCCCCTCAGGATCTATTATTACTTCGCTCATACCTGGCCCTTTGGACACAACCTCTGCTTGTTCTGCTTTTACCTCAAATACCTCAACATGTACGCCGCTATAGTGTTCCTG GTGTGTATTAGTGTGCAGAGGTGTGTCTTCCTGCTCAACCCATTCTCTGCTCGCCAGTGGAGGCGGCGTTACGACGTGCTGATCAGTTTTATAGTGTGGGTGGTAGTCAGTCTGGCCTGCTCACCTTTCATTTTTATgcggagcagcagcagcagtgccaCCACTGCTAGCGTGGGTACACAGATCTCGAACATGTCCTATCCTTTGGATGCCGCTTCTACCCAACATCCCACCACTTACATCAAGCTCTATGTGTCGTCTTTGAGTACAAGCCCTCAGGTCTCCAGCTCTGCTAAAGCCGGCTGTTTTAAAGACTTGCCCATGCGTCATCTGTCCCCCTTTCTGGCAGTCACCATGATGGCTCTCGCTGAGTTGTTTGGCTTCCTGATTCCTTTGACTTGCATTTGTTACAGCTCCATCCGCATCGCCCGCTCCCTCCACCAGAGACAGACAGTGGAGGATCAGAAGAACTCCACCATGCTCTCACGCTCTCGCACTCAGTCAGTCACGTCAGCAGATAATCACGAGAAGTACACAAACAGTGACAAGCGGCGTGCCCTGCAGATGGTGCTGAGCTGCACTGCCCTCTTCTTGTTCTGCTTCGCCCCCTACCACCTCAACTTCCTGCTCTACCTGATGGTGTCGCAGGACATAATATCCGACTGCACCATGAGTCTGGCAGTGCGTCAGTTCCACCCAGTGTCTCTGTGCATGGCAAGCCTGAGCTGCTGCCTCAACCCTCTGCTCTATTACTTTCTAACAGCTGAGTTCAGATCGCACCTCACCAGACGCAgctcctccttcacctccacactcctctcctctccggtCAGCTCCCCGTCCCAGCGTTCTGCACCGCACAGAATGATGAGCTTGAGGAGTAACCACTCAGACAGAGAATAG
- the gpr174 gene encoding probable G-protein coupled receptor 174 produces MNSTNVSCEESDLHEYQRYVYAVVYSVILAPGLLGNVLALWVFRVYIRETKKAVVFMMNLAMADLLQVLSLPLRIYYYLNKSWPFGQSLCMICFYLKYVNMYASIYFLACVSVRRCELIMRPLRYNSSRRKGDNLICGLGWLLVCLGCLPFPLLRNPSNKTNLNSSHGNLTSVCFSELPMQDISTPAALALLIIAELLGFIIPLILVIACTCLTAGSLKKSTVGAVSDRGEKRRALRMVLSCAVVFLVCFAPYHITMPLDFMVKANTFKDCILRDLIQRSHPVTLCLASLNCCLDPLMYYFTTDEFKRRLSKPEITESMTFTRRLSCIAGEDLQDE; encoded by the exons ATGAACTCAACCAACGTAAGCTGTGAAGAAAGTGATCTACATGAATACCAACGCTATGTGTATGCAGTGGTGTACAGCGTGATCCTAGCGCCAGGCCTGCTGGGTAACGTGCTGGCGCTGTGGGTGTTCAGGGTTTATATCAGAGAAACCAAGAAGGCTGTGGTGTTCATGATGAATCTGGCTATGGCCGACCTGCTGCAG gttctctctctgcctctgcgGATCTACTATTACCTGAACAAATCCTGGCCCTTTGGTCAGTCTCTCTGCATGATCTGCTTCTACCTGAAGTACGTCAACATGTACGCCTCTATCTACTTCCTGGCGTGTGTCAGCGTGCGCCGCTGTGAGCTCATCATGCGACCACTGAGGTATAACTCATCCAGGAGAAAAGGAGACAACTTAATATGTGGCCTCGGCTGGCTGTTGGTCTGCCTGGGCTGTCTACCATTCCCTCTGCTGAGGAATCCcagcaataaaacaaacctTAACTCTAGTCATGGTAACCTCACCTCAGTGTGTTTCTCAGAGCTGCCCATGCAGGACATCAGTACCCCAGCAGCCTTGGCCCTCTTAATCATAGCTGAGCTGCTGGGCTTCATCATCCCGCTCATCCTGGTGATAGCCTGCACCTGCCTGACTGCGGGGAGCCTTAAGAAGTCAACAGTGGGGGCGGTTTCTGACCGAGGGGAGAAGCGTAGGGCGTTAAGGATGGTGCTAAGCTGTGCTGTGGTCTTCTTAGTGTGCTTTGCTCCTTACCATATCACTATGCCCCTGGACTTCATGGTCAAGGCCAACACTTTCAAAGACTGCATCCTCAGGGACCTGATTCAAAGATCTCACCCTGTCACACTCTGCCTGGCCAGCCTGAACTGCTGCTTGGACCCACTCATGTACTATTTCACAACGGATGAATTCAAGCGGCGACTGAGCAAGCCAGAGATAACAGAGAGCATGACTTTCACCAGGCGTTTGTCCTGCATAGCTGGAGAGGACTTACAAGATGAGTAG